The proteins below come from a single Staphylococcus sp. MI 10-1553 genomic window:
- the pyrR gene encoding bifunctional pyr operon transcriptional regulator/uracil phosphoribosyltransferase PyrR — protein MAERVVLDESAIKRTVTRIAHEILEYNKGTENLVLLGIKTRGEYLAQRIQQKIQQIEEVEVPTGAIDITSFRDDIDSRQPLETPGFDIDTDLNHQVVIIVDDVLYTGRTVRASLDAILLHARPKKIGLATLVDRGHRELPIRADFVGKNIPTSHEESVNVYLEEIDDRNAVVIT, from the coding sequence TTGGCTGAACGTGTTGTATTAGACGAATCTGCAATTAAACGAACAGTAACACGCATCGCTCATGAAATTTTGGAATATAACAAAGGCACAGAAAATCTTGTATTACTTGGCATTAAAACACGTGGTGAGTATTTAGCGCAACGTATTCAACAAAAGATTCAACAAATTGAAGAAGTCGAAGTGCCAACGGGTGCGATTGATATTACAAGTTTTAGAGATGATATTGATTCACGTCAACCGCTTGAGACACCTGGCTTTGATATTGATACAGATTTGAATCATCAAGTGGTCATTATTGTAGATGATGTGCTATACACAGGACGTACCGTGCGTGCTTCCCTTGATGCGATTTTACTACATGCGAGACCGAAAAAGATTGGTTTAGCAACACTTGTGGATCGTGGTCACCGAGAGTTACCGATTCGCGCAGATTTTGTAGGGAAAAATATTCCCACATCACATGAAGAATCTGTCAATGTTTACTTAGAAGAAATAGATGATCGCAATGCGGTTGTCATCACATAA
- a CDS encoding uracil-xanthine permease family protein yields the protein MENEQMFTRTVQPVLDVNEKPKAGQWVFLSIQHLFAMFGATVLVPFLTGLPVSSALLASGVGTLLYILITKGKIPAYLGSSFAFITPIITGLSTNSLGDMLVALLMSGVMYVIIGIAIKVSGTNWLMHLLPPVVVGPVIMVIGLSLAPTAVNMAMFESSAEMKGYNLSFVAVAGITLLVTLIVQGFAKGFFSLIPVLVGIIVGYITAILFGIVDFKPVSEAAWFQFPDIYIPFADYQPSVHLGLIAVMLPIVFVTVSEHIGHQMVINKIVGRNFFKDPGLHRSIIGDGVSTMFSSIIGGPPSTTYGENIGVLAITKIYSIYVIGGAAVLAIMLGFVGKFTALISSIPTPVMGGVSILLFGTIAASGLRMIVESQVNFAQNRNLVIASVILVIGIGNMMLNLSDLGVHLTIEGMALSATAGILLNLILPKS from the coding sequence ATGGAAAATGAACAAATGTTTACGAGAACGGTTCAACCGGTACTCGATGTGAATGAAAAACCGAAAGCAGGCCAATGGGTATTTTTAAGTATTCAACATTTATTTGCGATGTTTGGCGCAACAGTATTAGTCCCCTTCTTAACAGGCTTACCTGTATCATCAGCGTTACTCGCATCAGGAGTAGGGACATTACTCTACATCTTGATTACAAAAGGAAAAATTCCAGCGTATCTCGGTTCAAGTTTTGCGTTTATTACACCGATTATTACCGGATTAAGTACGAATAGCTTAGGCGATATGCTCGTCGCGTTATTGATGAGTGGTGTCATGTACGTCATCATCGGGATTGCGATAAAAGTGAGTGGCACAAACTGGCTCATGCATTTACTCCCACCTGTCGTTGTCGGTCCAGTCATTATGGTTATCGGTTTAAGCTTAGCACCTACTGCTGTCAACATGGCGATGTTTGAAAGTTCAGCTGAGATGAAAGGATACAACTTAAGCTTTGTAGCAGTGGCAGGGATTACATTACTTGTGACATTGATTGTTCAAGGGTTTGCGAAAGGCTTTTTCTCGCTCATTCCAGTTTTAGTCGGTATTATCGTCGGCTACATTACAGCGATATTGTTTGGCATTGTAGATTTTAAACCTGTCTCAGAGGCAGCTTGGTTTCAGTTCCCAGACATTTACATTCCATTTGCAGATTATCAACCTTCTGTGCATCTCGGATTAATCGCAGTGATGCTCCCAATCGTGTTTGTAACGGTGAGTGAACATATCGGACACCAAATGGTTATCAATAAAATTGTCGGACGTAACTTCTTTAAAGATCCGGGACTACACCGTTCAATCATTGGTGACGGGGTATCGACAATGTTCTCAAGTATCATCGGGGGACCACCAAGTACGACTTACGGTGAAAATATCGGTGTGCTAGCAATTACGAAAATTTACAGTATTTACGTCATTGGTGGCGCGGCAGTTCTCGCGATTATGCTCGGCTTTGTCGGAAAGTTCACAGCACTGATTTCATCAATACCAACACCAGTTATGGGTGGCGTGTCAATCTTATTATTCGGAACCATCGCCGCAAGTGGTTTACGTATGATTGTCGAAAGTCAAGTCAACTTTGCGCAAAACCGTAACTTAGTCATAGCGTCAGTCATTCTCGTCATCGGTATCGGCAACATGATGTTAAATTTATCTGATTTAGGTGTACACCTTACAATCGAAGGGATGGCATTATCAGCAACAGCAGGGATTTTACTGAACTTAATTTTACCAAAAAGTTAA
- a CDS encoding aspartate carbamoyltransferase catalytic subunit: MQHVVSMEHLSVEEIENLIQKAMQYKAGETVPNLHGRYIANLFFENSTRTKCSFEMAEHRLDIKQINFESSASSVQKGESLYDTCRTLQTIGCDALVIRHEQNHYYEALLNMGIPIINAGDGSGQHPTQSLLDLMTIYETYGRFEGLKVVICGDIKNSRVARSNYHSLTALGANVVFSSPDVWKDDSMAADYVELDDVIDEVDIVMLLRVQHERHDGSSQGFEKADYHRRYGLTEERYAKLQDHAIVMHPAPVNRDVEIADALVEAPKSRIFEQMSNGVYIRMAVLTEILKG; encoded by the coding sequence ATGCAACATGTCGTATCAATGGAACATTTATCTGTAGAAGAAATTGAAAACTTAATTCAAAAAGCGATGCAGTATAAAGCAGGAGAAACGGTACCGAATTTGCACGGACGCTACATTGCGAACTTATTTTTCGAAAATTCGACACGCACGAAATGTAGTTTTGAAATGGCAGAACACCGTTTGGATATAAAGCAAATCAACTTTGAATCAAGTGCCTCTTCTGTACAAAAAGGGGAATCACTGTATGACACGTGCCGAACGTTACAAACCATTGGCTGTGATGCACTCGTCATTCGCCACGAACAAAATCATTACTACGAAGCTCTGTTGAATATGGGCATTCCGATTATTAATGCAGGCGATGGCAGTGGTCAACATCCGACGCAAAGCTTACTGGATCTAATGACGATTTACGAAACATATGGTCGTTTTGAAGGATTAAAAGTGGTCATTTGCGGTGACATTAAAAATTCACGGGTGGCACGCAGTAATTATCATAGTTTAACTGCACTTGGCGCAAATGTCGTTTTCTCAAGTCCAGATGTTTGGAAAGACGACAGTATGGCCGCAGACTATGTCGAATTAGATGATGTCATTGATGAGGTCGACATTGTGATGCTGTTACGTGTCCAACATGAACGACATGATGGCAGTTCACAAGGTTTTGAAAAAGCAGATTATCACCGTCGTTATGGTTTGACTGAAGAACGATATGCCAAACTTCAAGATCATGCGATTGTGATGCACCCCGCACCAGTGAATCGAGATGTAGAAATTGCAGATGCATTAGTAGAAGCACCGAAGTCACGTATTTTTGAACAGATGTCGAACGGTGTGTACATAAGAATGGCAGTGTTGACTGAAATTTTAAAAGGTTAA
- a CDS encoding dihydroorotase: protein MKLIQNAKMLEAGTLKKVDVLIEGKTVKQIAETIEPTEKMTVIDAKGHFLAPGFIDVHVHLREPGGEYKETIETGTKAAARGGFTTVCPMPNTKPVPDSLEHLTRLNELIEKNAQVRVLPYASITVRQAGKEHVDFKALAENGAFAFTDDGVGVQEAAMMYEAMQQAKAQNKAVVAHCEDNSLIYGGAMHEGRRSQELGIPGIPNICESVQIARDVLLSEATGCHYHVCHVSTKESVRVIRDAKRAGISVTAEVTPHHLLLTEDDVPGDHAIYKMNPPLRSQEDRAALLEGLLDGTIDCIATDHAPHAADEKAQPMTRAPFGIVGSETAFPLLYTHFVKNGDWSLQQLVDYLTTKPAEVFGLPYGKLAEGTLADLTLINLDDAYEIKAEDFLSKASNTPFLGEKVFGNPILTMVEGDIRYEEAK, encoded by the coding sequence ATGAAATTAATTCAAAATGCAAAGATGTTAGAAGCAGGTACGTTGAAAAAGGTAGATGTATTAATCGAAGGTAAGACAGTGAAACAGATTGCAGAAACGATTGAACCAACTGAAAAAATGACGGTCATTGATGCAAAAGGTCATTTTTTAGCGCCAGGTTTCATCGATGTCCATGTGCATTTAAGAGAACCAGGTGGCGAATATAAAGAAACGATCGAAACAGGGACAAAAGCAGCGGCACGCGGGGGGTTCACTACGGTTTGTCCTATGCCGAATACGAAACCTGTTCCTGATTCATTGGAACATTTAACACGGCTAAATGAATTAATTGAGAAAAATGCACAAGTTCGTGTCCTTCCTTATGCCTCTATTACAGTACGACAAGCAGGAAAAGAACATGTGGATTTCAAAGCGTTAGCCGAAAATGGCGCATTTGCTTTTACAGATGATGGTGTCGGTGTTCAAGAAGCGGCGATGATGTATGAAGCGATGCAACAAGCAAAGGCACAAAATAAAGCAGTCGTCGCACACTGTGAAGATAACAGCCTCATTTATGGTGGTGCAATGCATGAAGGCCGTCGCAGTCAAGAACTCGGCATCCCAGGTATTCCAAATATTTGTGAATCCGTACAAATCGCGCGTGACGTGTTACTCAGTGAAGCAACAGGGTGTCATTATCATGTGTGCCACGTATCAACGAAAGAAAGTGTTCGCGTGATCCGTGATGCGAAAAGAGCGGGCATTTCAGTAACAGCGGAAGTGACGCCACACCATTTATTGCTCACAGAAGATGATGTGCCAGGAGATCATGCGATTTATAAAATGAATCCGCCTTTAAGAAGTCAAGAAGATAGAGCGGCGTTATTAGAAGGCTTACTTGACGGTACGATTGACTGTATTGCGACAGACCACGCGCCACATGCAGCAGACGAAAAAGCACAACCGATGACACGTGCACCATTCGGCATTGTCGGCAGTGAAACAGCTTTCCCATTACTTTATACACACTTTGTTAAAAATGGGGATTGGTCATTACAACAACTTGTTGATTACTTAACGACAAAACCAGCAGAAGTGTTCGGTCTCCCTTATGGCAAATTAGCAGAGGGTACGCTTGCAGATTTAACATTAATCAACTTAGACGATGCATACGAAATTAAAGCAGAAGATTTCTTATCAAAAGCGTCTAACACACCGTTCTTAGGTGAAAAAGTATTCGGCAATCCCATTTTAACCATGGTTGAAGGCGACATTCGTTATGAGGAGGCAAAATAA
- a CDS encoding carbamoyl phosphate synthase small subunit encodes MFEKRYLVLEDGSHYTGFKLGSDKLTRGEIVFNTAMTGYQETISDPSYTGQIITFTYPLIGNYGINRDDFESLTPSLNGVVVKEACTMPSNFRAQKSFDDVLKEYDIPGISGVDTRSITKKIRQHGVLKAAFVDDPSEIETTVTALKTAEFPRTEVPTVSTKTPYVSTGFDLHVVLVDFGKKQNIVRELNSRGCEVTVVPYNTSADAIIKMAPDGVMLSNGPGDPDDVTVALDMINGILGRIPFFGICLGHQLFALSQGAKSFKMKFGHRGANHPVKDLATGKIALTSQNHGYAIDADSVAETDLEITHIALNDGTVEGLKHRKLPAFSVQYHPEACPGPTDSNYLFDQFVEMMQQNKQKERVTHA; translated from the coding sequence ATGTTTGAGAAACGTTACCTTGTTTTAGAAGATGGTTCCCATTATACAGGCTTTAAATTAGGGTCTGACAAATTAACACGCGGTGAAATTGTGTTCAATACTGCGATGACAGGTTATCAAGAAACAATTTCAGACCCGTCATACACAGGCCAAATTATTACATTTACGTATCCTTTAATCGGCAATTATGGCATTAACCGCGACGACTTTGAATCACTTACACCGAGCCTCAATGGTGTGGTCGTGAAAGAAGCATGCACGATGCCGAGTAACTTTAGAGCACAGAAATCATTTGATGACGTATTGAAAGAATATGATATTCCAGGTATTAGTGGTGTCGATACGCGCAGCATTACGAAAAAAATTCGTCAACATGGCGTGCTCAAAGCGGCATTTGTTGATGATCCATCTGAAATTGAAACAACCGTGACAGCGCTCAAAACAGCAGAGTTTCCAAGAACTGAAGTGCCAACCGTCTCTACCAAAACACCTTACGTCTCAACAGGCTTTGACTTGCATGTTGTACTTGTGGACTTTGGAAAGAAACAAAATATCGTCCGTGAGTTGAATTCACGTGGCTGTGAAGTGACTGTCGTACCGTATAATACCTCAGCAGATGCGATTATTAAAATGGCGCCAGACGGTGTAATGTTATCGAACGGCCCGGGTGATCCGGATGATGTGACAGTCGCACTCGATATGATTAACGGTATTTTAGGGCGCATTCCGTTTTTCGGAATTTGCCTCGGTCATCAACTTTTTGCACTCAGTCAAGGTGCGAAATCGTTCAAGATGAAATTTGGACATCGTGGTGCGAACCATCCTGTTAAAGATTTGGCAACAGGTAAAATCGCATTGACAAGTCAAAACCACGGCTATGCGATTGACGCAGATTCTGTTGCTGAAACAGATTTAGAAATTACGCACATCGCCTTAAATGATGGCACAGTTGAAGGATTGAAACACCGTAAGTTGCCAGCGTTTTCGGTACAATACCATCCAGAAGCTTGCCCAGGTCCGACAGATTCTAATTACTTATTTGATCAATTTGTAGAAATGATGCAACAAAATAAGCAAAAGGAGCGCGTTACACATGCCTAA
- the carB gene encoding carbamoyl-phosphate synthase large subunit yields MPKRNDIQTILVIGSGPIIIGQAAEFDYAGTQACLALKEEGYRVILVNSNPATIMTDKEIADKVYIEPLTHDFIARIIRKEQPDALLPTLGGQTGLNMAIELHNSGVLAENNVTLLGTKLSSIEQAEDRELFRSLMNDLNVPVPESDIVNTLEQAFAFKEAVGYPLIVRPAFTMGGTGGGICHNDEELREVVSNGLKYSPATQCLIEKSIAGFKEIEYEVMRDKNDNAIVVCNMENIDPVGIHTGDSIVVAPSQTLSDVEYQMLRDVSLKVIRALEIEGGCNVQLALDPHSMQFYIIEVNPRVSRSSALASKATGYPIAKLAAKIAVGLTLDEMKNPVTGTSYAAFEPSLDYIVSKIPRFPFDKFEKGERELGTQMKATGEVMSIGRTYEESLLKAIRSLEYGVHHLGLPKGESFDLDYIKSRIKAQDDERLFFIGEAIRRGTTLEELHEMTKIDYFFLNKFKNIIDMEHALKAHPGDIDYLRFAKRFGFSDRVIAHRFEMTEAEVYDLRQQHNICPVYKMVDTCAAEFESTTPYFYGTYEEENESLVTEKEKIIVLGSGPIRIGQGVEFDYATVHAVWAIQNAGYEAIIINNNPETVSTDFSISDKLYFEPLTEEDVMNIINLEQPKGVVVQFGGQTAINLADKLAKYGVKILGTSLEDLNRAEDRKEFEALLNKIDVPQPKGKTATSAQEALDNARDIGYPVVVRPSYVLGGRAMEIVYNDAELENYMNEAVKASPEHPVLVDRYLTGKEIEVDAISDGETVIIPGIMEHIERAGVHSGDSIAVYPPQTLSQDVIDTLEAYTIKLAKGLNVIGLINIQFVLAHDGVYVLEVNPRASRTVPFLSKITEIQMAQLAMQAIMGQKLTDLGYQPGIQPYKEGVFVKAPVFSFNKLKNVDITLGPEMKSTGEVMGRDITLEKALYKGLTAAGMEVKDYGTALITVSDKDKEEMVKIGKRLSEVGYKIVATAGTAATLKDNGINVETVEKIGGHDDLITKIQDGSVQLVINTMTKGKTIERDGFQIRRASVENGVPCLTSLDTANALTNVIESMTFSMRNM; encoded by the coding sequence ATGCCTAAAAGAAATGATATTCAAACGATTTTAGTGATTGGCTCAGGTCCTATCATCATTGGTCAAGCAGCAGAATTTGACTATGCAGGGACACAAGCATGTCTCGCACTCAAAGAAGAAGGTTACCGTGTCATTTTAGTCAACTCAAATCCTGCAACGATTATGACGGATAAAGAAATTGCTGACAAAGTTTACATCGAACCGCTCACGCACGATTTTATTGCACGCATTATCCGTAAAGAACAACCTGATGCGCTCTTACCGACACTCGGTGGACAAACAGGGCTCAACATGGCAATTGAACTGCATAACAGCGGTGTCTTAGCTGAAAATAACGTCACACTCCTCGGTACGAAACTGTCATCCATTGAACAAGCAGAAGACCGTGAATTGTTCCGCTCGTTAATGAATGACTTGAATGTGCCAGTACCTGAAAGTGACATCGTGAACACACTTGAACAAGCGTTTGCATTTAAAGAAGCAGTGGGTTATCCGTTAATTGTACGTCCGGCATTTACGATGGGCGGTACAGGAGGCGGCATCTGTCATAATGATGAAGAGCTCCGTGAAGTGGTATCTAACGGATTGAAATATAGTCCGGCCACGCAATGTTTAATTGAAAAATCTATCGCAGGCTTTAAAGAAATTGAATATGAAGTGATGCGTGACAAAAATGATAACGCGATTGTCGTATGTAACATGGAAAACATTGATCCGGTCGGTATCCATACGGGTGACTCAATCGTTGTTGCACCAAGCCAAACATTGTCAGACGTGGAATATCAAATGTTGCGTGACGTTTCATTAAAAGTCATTCGTGCGCTAGAAATTGAAGGGGGCTGTAACGTGCAGCTCGCGTTAGATCCACATTCGATGCAGTTTTACATTATCGAAGTGAATCCGCGTGTGTCCCGCTCGTCTGCACTCGCTTCAAAAGCAACAGGATATCCAATTGCGAAACTCGCGGCGAAAATTGCGGTAGGCCTCACGTTAGATGAGATGAAAAATCCAGTCACAGGTACGTCTTATGCGGCATTCGAACCAAGTTTAGACTATATCGTATCGAAAATTCCACGTTTCCCATTTGATAAGTTCGAAAAAGGCGAACGTGAACTTGGCACACAAATGAAAGCAACAGGGGAAGTGATGTCGATCGGTCGCACATACGAAGAATCTTTATTAAAAGCGATTCGTTCATTAGAATACGGCGTGCATCATCTTGGCTTACCAAAAGGTGAATCATTCGACTTAGACTACATTAAGTCACGTATTAAAGCGCAAGACGACGAAAGATTGTTCTTCATTGGTGAAGCGATTCGTCGTGGCACAACGCTCGAAGAATTACATGAAATGACGAAAATCGATTATTTTTTCTTAAATAAATTCAAAAATATTATCGATATGGAACATGCATTAAAGGCACATCCAGGTGATATTGATTACTTAAGATTTGCGAAACGGTTCGGCTTTAGCGACCGCGTCATTGCGCATCGTTTCGAAATGACAGAAGCAGAAGTGTATGATTTACGTCAACAGCACAACATTTGTCCTGTGTATAAAATGGTCGACACGTGTGCAGCAGAATTTGAATCAACAACACCATACTTTTATGGCACGTATGAAGAAGAAAATGAATCGCTCGTTACTGAAAAAGAGAAAATTATCGTACTCGGTTCAGGACCAATTCGTATCGGTCAAGGAGTAGAATTCGACTATGCGACAGTGCATGCTGTATGGGCAATTCAAAATGCCGGTTATGAAGCGATTATTATTAATAACAACCCTGAAACGGTATCGACAGACTTTTCAATTTCAGATAAGTTGTATTTCGAGCCACTCACAGAAGAAGATGTGATGAACATCATTAATCTGGAACAACCTAAAGGCGTCGTCGTACAATTCGGAGGCCAAACAGCGATCAACTTAGCGGACAAATTAGCGAAATACGGGGTGAAAATTTTAGGTACATCCCTTGAAGATTTAAATCGTGCTGAAGACCGTAAAGAATTTGAAGCGTTACTGAACAAGATTGACGTGCCTCAGCCGAAAGGAAAAACAGCGACATCGGCTCAAGAAGCACTCGACAATGCACGCGATATCGGTTATCCCGTAGTGGTCCGTCCATCATATGTCCTCGGTGGTCGTGCAATGGAAATTGTGTACAACGATGCAGAACTTGAAAACTATATGAATGAAGCGGTGAAAGCCAGTCCAGAACATCCCGTATTAGTTGACCGTTACTTAACAGGTAAAGAAATTGAAGTCGACGCGATTTCTGACGGAGAAACAGTCATTATTCCAGGTATTATGGAACATATTGAGCGTGCGGGTGTCCACTCAGGTGACTCTATCGCAGTGTACCCGCCACAAACGTTAAGTCAAGACGTCATTGATACGTTGGAAGCTTATACAATCAAATTGGCGAAAGGCCTCAACGTTATCGGCTTAATCAATATCCAATTCGTCCTCGCACATGATGGGGTTTATGTGCTAGAAGTGAATCCGCGAGCAAGCCGTACTGTGCCGTTTTTAAGTAAAATTACAGAAATTCAAATGGCACAACTCGCAATGCAAGCGATTATGGGTCAAAAACTGACAGATTTGGGCTATCAACCAGGCATTCAACCGTACAAAGAAGGGGTGTTTGTTAAAGCCCCTGTATTCAGCTTTAATAAATTGAAAAATGTCGACATTACACTTGGACCTGAAATGAAATCAACAGGAGAAGTGATGGGTCGCGACATTACGTTAGAAAAGGCGCTATACAAAGGGTTAACAGCAGCAGGGATGGAAGTGAAAGATTACGGTACAGCATTGATTACTGTCAGCGATAAAGATAAAGAAGAAATGGTCAAAATTGGGAAACGTTTAAGTGAAGTCGGCTACAAAATCGTGGCAACAGCAGGAACAGCCGCTACGTTGAAAGACAATGGCATCAACGTTGAAACGGTAGAAAAAATCGGGGGTCACGATGATTTAATTACAAAAATTCAAGACGGTTCAGTACAGCTTGTCATTAACACGATGACAAAAGGTAAAACCATTGAGCGTGACGGATTCCAAATTCGTCGTGCATCAGTTGAAAATGGGGTCCCTTGTCTCACTTCACTCGATACAGCGAACGCATTAACGAATGTCATTGAAAGCATGACATTTTCAATGAGAAATATGTAG
- a CDS encoding dihydroorotate dehydrogenase electron transfer subunit, whose protein sequence is MEKLTVVSNAPIAERIYELTVKGPVVEKLQQPGQFVHIKTGEGSLHMLRRPISICHIDQAQQQFTMLFRAEGEGTKRIAALNEGDEIDILAPLGNGFPVDKAKKKALLVGGGIGVPPLYELSKQLNERGIETVHVLGFRSAKDVFYQQQFEALGETHIVTEDGSLGTTGFVTTVIDALPVDYDIFYTCGPLPMLKALTQLETLKDVPGYISLEERMGCGVGACFACVCHVPESPTDYVKVCTDGPVFERGAVVL, encoded by the coding sequence GTGGAAAAATTAACGGTGGTTTCAAATGCACCTATTGCAGAGCGCATTTATGAATTAACAGTCAAAGGACCGGTTGTTGAAAAACTTCAGCAACCTGGTCAGTTCGTGCATATTAAAACTGGAGAAGGCTCATTACACATGTTGCGTCGACCGATTTCGATTTGTCATATCGATCAAGCACAACAACAATTCACAATGCTATTTCGTGCTGAAGGAGAAGGCACAAAGCGTATTGCTGCCTTAAATGAAGGCGACGAAATTGATATTTTAGCACCACTGGGTAATGGTTTTCCAGTAGACAAAGCGAAGAAAAAAGCTTTACTTGTCGGAGGAGGCATTGGTGTTCCGCCGCTTTATGAACTTTCGAAACAACTCAATGAACGTGGCATTGAAACGGTACATGTACTCGGTTTCCGTTCAGCTAAAGATGTGTTTTATCAACAACAATTTGAAGCATTAGGAGAAACGCACATTGTGACAGAAGATGGCTCATTAGGTACAACAGGTTTTGTCACAACAGTCATTGATGCACTACCAGTCGATTATGACATTTTCTACACGTGTGGACCGCTACCCATGTTAAAGGCGTTAACACAGTTAGAAACGTTGAAAGATGTGCCGGGTTACATTTCTTTAGAGGAACGCATGGGCTGCGGAGTCGGTGCATGTTTTGCGTGTGTTTGTCACGTACCAGAAAGTCCGACAGATTATGTAAAAGTTTGTACAGATGGACCAGTATTCGAAAGAGGGGCGGTTGTACTATGA
- a CDS encoding dihydroorotate dehydrogenase → MSRLAVEIPGLSLKNPIMPASGCFAFGAEYGQFYDLSELGAMMIKAATKEARFGNETPRVAETDSGMLNAIGLQNPGVHHIIDHELKALAQHDVPIIANVAGSMEEDYVYVAEHISKAPNVKALELNISCPNVKEGGMQFGVDPIIASELTRKVKAASEVPVYVKLSPNVTNIVEMAEAIAQYADGLTMINTLVGMRIDARTGKPIIYNVTGGLSGPAIKPVALRMVHDVRKALPNIPIIAMGGVQNAQDVIDYVSVGADAVAVGTANFQNPMVCKEIIDTLPEYLDVLNVQHISELKGRTLKGLL, encoded by the coding sequence ATGAGTCGATTAGCAGTAGAAATTCCAGGATTATCGTTAAAAAATCCGATTATGCCGGCAAGTGGTTGTTTCGCTTTCGGTGCGGAATACGGTCAGTTTTACGATTTGTCTGAGTTAGGGGCGATGATGATTAAAGCCGCAACGAAAGAAGCACGTTTTGGTAACGAAACGCCACGTGTCGCGGAAACAGATAGTGGGATGTTGAATGCGATAGGACTGCAAAATCCAGGCGTCCATCACATTATTGATCATGAACTCAAAGCATTAGCGCAACACGATGTCCCAATTATTGCGAATGTGGCCGGTTCGATGGAAGAAGACTATGTATATGTGGCTGAACATATTTCAAAAGCCCCGAATGTGAAAGCGTTAGAACTGAACATCTCATGTCCAAACGTTAAAGAAGGCGGCATGCAGTTCGGTGTAGACCCGATAATTGCCTCTGAACTGACACGCAAAGTAAAAGCAGCGTCTGAAGTACCGGTTTATGTGAAATTGTCGCCTAATGTGACTAACATTGTAGAAATGGCTGAAGCAATCGCACAATATGCAGACGGTTTAACGATGATTAATACACTCGTCGGCATGAGAATTGACGCACGCACAGGCAAACCGATTATTTATAATGTCACGGGTGGCTTAAGTGGGCCAGCGATTAAACCGGTCGCTTTAAGAATGGTGCATGACGTCCGCAAAGCTTTACCTAATATTCCAATTATCGCAATGGGTGGCGTCCAAAATGCGCAAGACGTCATTGATTACGTGTCAGTTGGTGCAGATGCAGTGGCAGTCGGAACAGCAAACTTCCAAAATCCAATGGTCTGCAAGGAAATTATCGATACTTTACCTGAATATTTAGATGTACTAAATGTTCAACATATTTCAGAACTTAAAGGTCGTACTTTGAAAGGATTGCTGTAA
- the pyrF gene encoding orotidine-5'-phosphate decarboxylase has product MRQDPIIALDFATEAEVMSFLAQFDEPLFVKIGMELFYQTGPALIDQIKALGHDIFLDLKLHDIPNTVGKAMEGLAKLNVDLVNVHAAGGTIMMQRAVEGLRRHNKDIKIIAVTQLTSTSEQQLHEEQNIQTSMETAVLNYANLAQQAGLDGVVCSPLETTMIREHCGNDFLKVTPGIRLAHSAKDDQQRITTPEKARQLGSTHIVVGRPITQSDNPVQSYHQIKESWLNACQN; this is encoded by the coding sequence ATGAGACAAGATCCGATTATCGCCTTAGATTTTGCAACTGAAGCAGAAGTGATGTCATTTTTAGCGCAATTTGATGAACCGTTGTTCGTCAAAATAGGTATGGAATTGTTTTATCAGACAGGCCCAGCACTCATTGATCAAATTAAAGCACTTGGCCATGACATCTTTTTAGACTTAAAATTGCACGACATTCCGAATACGGTGGGGAAAGCGATGGAAGGTCTCGCAAAACTGAACGTGGATCTCGTCAATGTTCATGCGGCTGGCGGCACAATCATGATGCAACGTGCAGTAGAAGGGTTACGTCGACATAACAAAGACATTAAAATCATCGCCGTGACACAATTAACATCCACATCTGAACAACAGTTGCATGAGGAACAAAACATCCAAACATCGATGGAAACAGCCGTCTTAAACTATGCCAACCTTGCGCAACAAGCAGGATTAGACGGGGTCGTATGCTCGCCGTTAGAAACGACAATGATTCGCGAACATTGTGGCAACGATTTCTTAAAAGTAACACCAGGCATTCGTCTAGCCCACAGTGCAAAAGACGATCAGCAACGGATCACGACGCCAGAAAAAGCACGTCAACTCGGTTCGACACATATCGTTGTGGGTCGCCCGATTACACAAAGCGACAATCCAGTACAAAGTTATCATCAAATTAAAGAAAGTTGGTTAAATGCATGTCAAAATTAA